The DNA region CTGAAATGTAGTGTGCATTGATGGCAAAAAGGCCACGGAAGCCTTCATTAAAGATATTGCGATAAGTTTTACCTTGACTGGCAGATTCGATGGCTGTTTTAGTTTCTCTCATCAAGGCTTCCATCTGATCAAGAAGGTCATTAATTTCTAAAGCAATTTTGCCCATGGGTTTATTGGGATCGACATTAACAACACGAGGTTCTAAATTACCATGAGCTGCCTCACGAATGACTTTCAAAGTTTTTTCATAGAGTTCAGTATCACATTCCATTCTCTTTCGACTTCCAAAAAAAGAACCTGCCGCAACACCAAATAGAAGTGATGATGTGACAATACCTTCTGTAGCATTCGCATAATAAGTTCCTATTCCAATACCAAGAAGTAGAGCAAAAAGAACCAGTTTATAATCGTTGCAACGTGTTAGAAAATTCTTCATAACTGACTCCTTTTTGATTTAATAGATCGGTGAGATAGGCAGAAGAAGCTTCCATGCTACCTGTCTTTTCAAGCTCTAATAATTTGGCATACAGCGGTTCAATAACTTGAAGTGCTTTAGGATTGGCTTTTCGTCTTACCGAGTAATAGCCAATAATACTTCCTGATTGATCGATTGAGGCCGTTATGTTTGCATAGACCCAATAATGCCCCCCGTCAAAGCTTAGATTTTTGACATAGGCAAAAATTTCTTCTTTATTTTTGACTTTATCCCATAAAAGTTTGAAAATAATACGAGGCATATCGGGATGGCGGATGATATTATGCGGTTTACCAAGAATATCTTGTTCACTCGCGCCCACAATTTTGATGAAAGGTTCATTGCAGTAAGTAATTTTGCCATGGGTATCTGTTTTAGAAACCAAAAACGCATCAGCACTTACACTGTGTTCCTTGTTATTGGGGATAGGCTTTTGCATACCTAAACTCCTTTGAGAGGTTTCTTAAGATAATGTAAGATAATTTTATCCCAATACTTTTTAAAAATAGCTTCAAAGTGACATTTTGTG from Sulfurospirillum diekertiae includes:
- a CDS encoding PAS domain-containing protein, translated to MQKPIPNNKEHSVSADAFLVSKTDTHGKITYCNEPFIKIVGASEQDILGKPHNIIRHPDMPRIIFKLLWDKVKNKEEIFAYVKNLSFDGGHYWVYANITASIDQSGSIIGYYSVRRKANPKALQVIEPLYAKLLELEKTGSMEASSAYLTDLLNQKGVSYEEFSNTLQRL